The following proteins come from a genomic window of Vallitaleaceae bacterium 9-2:
- a CDS encoding diacylglycerol kinase family protein, which yields MFKKSMRHAIDGIIFTFKSERNFRIHICVYCFMVILSLFLGISILEWLFLHLVSALVIISEIFNTAIEKTLDWLEPNHHDVVKVVKDICAGGVLISAIAAVIIGLIIFVPHFIELFNL from the coding sequence ATGTTTAAAAAAAGTATGCGTCATGCAATTGATGGCATTATATTCACCTTTAAATCTGAGCGCAATTTTCGTATCCATATTTGCGTTTATTGTTTCATGGTTATTCTTAGTTTGTTTTTAGGCATTAGTATATTGGAGTGGCTTTTTTTGCATCTTGTATCAGCGCTGGTCATTATCTCTGAAATATTTAATACCGCCATTGAAAAAACTCTGGATTGGCTTGAACCCAACCACCATGATGTTGTAAAAGTAGTTAAAGATATATGTGCGGGTGGTGTATTGATTAGCGCCATCGCTGCTGTGATTATTGGATTAATCATCTTTGTCCCACACTTTATAGAACTGTTTAATCTTTAA